In Macadamia integrifolia cultivar HAES 741 chromosome 5, SCU_Mint_v3, whole genome shotgun sequence, a single window of DNA contains:
- the LOC122078070 gene encoding major strawberry allergen Fra a 1.07-like, with product MWGIHINLPLRLSCPIENLFPSFFFASFSSFSKKWLTTISNEFSCPIDPARLFKAAILDAHNLLPKIVPDKIKSIEIQGDDGAGSIKRINLADDGPFDFIKHRIDEVDEQNFKCKFSLIEGAVVGEKIEKVVDTVQFVASADGGSIIKATSEFYTTGDYTMGEDEIQMGKDMAVGTFKVVEGYLLQNPDAYA from the exons ATGTGGG GCATTCACATCAACCTACCATTAAGGTTGTCCTGCCCTATTGAGAATttattcccttctttcttctttgcatCATTTTCTTCCTTTAGCAAAAAATGGCTGACTACCATTAGCAATGAGTTCAGTTGTCCAATCGATCCTGCTAGGCTTTTCAAGGCTGCAATCCTTGATGCACACAACTTACTTCCCAAGATCGTTCCtgacaaaataaaatccatTGAAATTCAAGGAGATGATGGGGCTGGATCCATCAAGCGGATCAACTTGGCtgatg ATGGCCCTTTTGATTTTATCAAGCATCGGATCGACGAAGTTGATGAACAAAATTTTAAGTGCAAGTTTAGTCTAATCGAAGGTGCTGTAGTAGGGGAAAAGATTGAAAAGGTTGTTGATACAGTTCAGTTTGTGGCCTCAGCAGACGGGGGATCTATCATTAAGGCTACTTCTGAGTTTTACACTACTGGTGATTACACAATGGGtgaagatgaaatccaaatgGGCAAAGACATGGCCGTTGGAACTTTCAAGGTGGTGGAAGGTTACCTCTTGCAGAACCCAGATGCATATGCTTAA